The Leptodactylus fuscus isolate aLepFus1 chromosome 3, aLepFus1.hap2, whole genome shotgun sequence genome has a segment encoding these proteins:
- the SLC29A1 gene encoding equilibrative nucleoside transporter 1, protein MSAPPKDRYNGVWLIFFMLGLGTLLPWNFFMTATVYFTSRLAEPGSDRIAPPDGSGNGSAPLNGSLSSNDTTMRAVDPPLTQLQSKFNNVMTLCAMLPLLIFTCLNSILHRRISQNIRIAGSLAAIFLVFLLTAIFVKIEFSPATFFTLTMVKIVFINSFGALLQGSLFGLAALFPASYTAPIMSGQGLAGTFAALAMICALASGSALEDSAFGYFITACVVILLALVSYLALNKLEFYQYYTVENLKNIAINSVNNDVELKKDLLQKGDHGAESGAGANEKQSILLILKKIWVLALSVCLVFTVTIGIFPSVTADVKSTIAGDTQWGKYFIPVSCFLLFNLFDWAGRSLTSLVMWPGKDSKLLPILVVARLIFLPLFMLCNVMPRNYLPVYLAHDAWYICVMVVFALSNGYLASLCMCFGPKKVNVHEAETAGAIMAFFLSLGLALGAGFSFLLRILV, encoded by the exons ATGTCGGCGCCCCCTAAGGACAG GTACAATGGCGTCTGGCTGATATTCTTCATGCTTGGACTTGGCACCTTGTTACCATGGAATTTCTTCATGACAGCAACAGTG TATTTCACCAGCCGTCTGGCAGAGCCTGGCAGTGATAGAATAGCGCCCCCTGATGGCAGTGGTAATGGCTCCGCCCCCCTCAATGGTTCGCTTAGCTCTAATGACACAACAATGAGAGCTGTGGATCCTCCACTGACACAGCTGCAGAGCAAGTTCAACAATGTCATGACCCTCTGCGCCATGTTACCCCTCCTCATATTCACCTGCCTCAACTCCATCCTGCACCGCCG AATCTCCCAGAACATTCGCATTGCTGGCAGCCTGGCCGCCATCTTCCTGGTTTTCCTGCTGACCGCCATATTTGTGAAGATCGAGTTCTCACCGGCCACTTTCTTCACCTTAACAATGGTCAAAATTGTCTTCATCAACT CCTTTGGCGCTCTCCTCCAGGGCAGTCTCTTTGGATTGGCCGCCCTCTTCCCAGCAAGCTACACGGCTCCGATAATGAGCGGTCAGGGCCTGGCGGGGACATTTGCAGCTTTAGCCATGATCTGCGCATTGGCCA GCGGTTCGGCGCTGGAGGACAGTGCGTTTGGCTATTTTATCACGGCCTGTGTGGTCATCCTGCTCGCTCTCGTCTCCTATTTGGCCCTCAATAAACTG GAATTTTACCAGTACTACACTGTGGAGAACCTGAAGAACATCGCCATAAACAGTGTGAACAATGATGTGGAGCTGAAGAAGGATCTGCTGCAAAAGG GTGATCACGGGGCAGAATCTGGAGCCGGAGCGAACGAGAAACAATCCATCTTACTTATCCTGAAAAAG ATCTGGGTACTGGCCTTGTCCGTCTGCCTTGTCTTCACTGTCACCATTGGGATATTCCCATCTGTCACCGCAGATGTCAAGTCAACCATTGCTGGCGACACTCAGTGGG GAAAATATTTCATCCCAGTCTCGTGTTTTCTGCTCTTCAACCTGTTTGACTGGGCCGGACGTAGCCTGACCTCCCTGGTCATGTGG CCCGGTAAGGACAGTAAGCTTCTCCCCATCCTGGTGGTGGCTCGTCTGATCTTCCTGCCCCTCTTCATGCTCTGTAACGTGATGCCCCGCAATTATCTGCCCGTTTATTTGGCCCATGACGCCTGGTACATCTGCGTCATGGTGGTGTTTGCGCTCTCCAATGGCTACCTGGCCAGTCTCTGTATGTGCTTTGGCCCTAA GAAGGTGAATGTCCACGAGGCTGAAACCGCCGGTGCCATCATGGCGTTCTTCCTGTCGCTGGGTCTGGCCCTTGGAGCAGGATTCTCCTTCCTGTTAAGGATCTTGGTCTGA